A single Rattus norvegicus strain BN/NHsdMcwi chromosome 5, GRCr8, whole genome shotgun sequence DNA region contains:
- the LOC102555307 gene encoding small ribosomal subunit protein eS12-like, producing MAEEGIAPGAVMDVNTALLEVLKTALIHDGLAHGVHEAAKALDKRQALLCVLASDCDKAVYVKCVEALCAEHEINLIKVGDNKEPGEWVGLCKIDREGKPRKAGGCSCLVTKDDGKESQANDVIEEYSDASNE from the coding sequence ATGGCTGAGGAAGGCATAGCGCCTGGAGCTGTAATGGACGTCAACACTGCTCTACTAGAAGTGTTGAAGACCGCCCTCATCCATGATGGCCTAGCACATGGCGTACACGAAGCTGCCAAAGCCTTAGACAAGCGCCAAGCCCTTCTCTGTGTGCTTGCATCCGACTGTGACAAGGCCGTGTATGTCAAGTGCGTGGAGGCGCTTTGTGCTGAGCACGAAATCAACCTGATAAAGGTTGGTGACAACAAGGAACCAGGGGAATGGGTAGGCCTCTGTAAAATCGATCGAGAGGGGAAGCCACGGAAAGCGGGTGGTTGTAGTTGCCTAGTGACTAAGGACGATGGCAAAGAATCTCAGGCCAATGACGTCATCGAGGAGTACTCAGATGCaagcaatgaataa
- the Hectd3 gene encoding E3 ubiquitin-protein ligase HECTD3 isoform X1: MAGPGPGAALESPRQLLGRVRFLAEAARSLRAGLPLPAALAFVPREVLYKLYKDPAGPSRVLLPVWEAEGLGLRVGAAGPAPGTGSGPLRAARDSIELRRGACVRTTGEELCNGHGLWVKLTKEQLAEHLSDCSLDEGWLLVCRPAEGGARLVPIDTPDHLQRQQQLFGVDYRPVLRWEQVVDLTYSHRLGSRPQPAEAYTEAVQRLLYVPPTWTYECDEDLIHFLYDHLGKEDENLGSVKQYVESIDVSSYTEEFNVSCLTDSNADTYWESDGSQCQHWVRLTMKKGTIVKKLLLTVDTTDDNFMPKRVVVYGGEGDNLKKLSDVNIDETLIGDVCVLEDMTVHLPVIEIRIVECRDDGIDVRLRGVKIKSSRQRELGLNADLFQPASLVRYPRLEGTDPEVLYRRAVLLQRFIKILDSVLHHLVPAWDHTLGTFSEIKQVKQFLLLSRQRPSLVTQCLRDSESSKPSFMPRLYINRRLAMEHRACPSRDPACKNAVFTQVYEGLKPSDKYEKPLDYRWPMRYDQWWECKFIAEGIIDQGGGFRDSLADMSEELCPSSADTPVPLPFFVRTANQGNGTGEARDMYVPNPSCRDFAKYEWIGQLMGAALRGKEFLVLALPGFVWKQLSGEEVSWSKDFPAVDSVLAGCTRALTQGGTAEPCTLQALPPPQTTALPGCRLRAAPHPPSPMPQSSGSLCGFCVCSVFCLS, from the exons ATGGCCGGCCCGGGCCCCGGCGCAGCGCTTGAGTCCCCGCGACAGCTCCTGGGTCGCGTGCGCTTCCTGGCCGAGGCGGCGCGGAGCCTCCGGGCCGGGCTGCCACTGCCTGCGGCGCTGGCTTTCGTGCCGCGAGAGGTGCTCTACAAGCTTTACAAGGACCCAGCGGGACCCTCGCGCGTGCTGCTGCctgtgtgggaggcagagggcCTGGGACTTCGTGTGGGTGCTGCGGGCCCTGCCCCGGGCACAGGCTCGGGACCGCTGCGCGCCGCCCGTGACAGTATCGAGCTTCGGCGAGGCGCCTGCGTACGCACCACCGGCGAGGAGCTGTGCAACGGCCACGGGCTCTGGGTGAAGTTAACCAAG GAGCAGCTGGCTGAACACCTGAGTGACTGTAGTTTGGACGAAGGCTGGCTTCTAGTGTGTCGCCCAGCGGAGGGCGGAGCCCGCCTTGTACCTATCGACACTCCAGACCACCTGCAACGGCAGCAGCAGCTATTTGGCGTGGACTACCGGCCGGTGCTCAG ATGGGAACAGGTGGTGGACCTGACGTACTCACATCGCCTGGGCTCCAGGCCTCAGCCAGCAGAGGCATACACAGAAGCTGTACAAAGACTACT ctatgtaccacCAACGTGGACATATGAGTGCGACGAAGACCTGATCCACTTCTTATATGACCACCTGGGCAAAGAAGATGAGAACCTGGGTAGCGTGAAGCAGTATGTGGAGAGCATAGATGTTTCTTCCTATacg GAGGAGTTCAATGTATCCTGCCTGACAGATAGTAATGCAGATACCTACTGGGAGAGCGATGGGTCCCAGTGCCAACACTGGGTACGGCTTACCATGAAGAAAGGCACAATTGTCAA GAAGCTGCTACTCACAGTGGATACCACAGATGACAACTTCATGCCGAAGCGGGTTGTGGTCTATGGGGGTGAAGGGGACAACCTGAAGAAGCTGAGTGACGTGAACATTGACGA GACCCTGATCGGGGATGTCTGTGTATTAGAGGACATGACCGTCCACCTTCCAGTCATTGAGATCCGAATCGTTGAGTGTCGAG ATGATGGGATAGATGTTCGTCTTCGAGGGGTCAAGATCAAGTCATCTAGACAGCGGGAGCTAGGGCTGAATGCAGACCTGTTCCAGCCGGCCAGTCTGGTGCGATATCCACGCCTGGAAGGCACTGACCCTGAAGTGCTGTACCGCAGAGCTGTCCTTCTGCAGAG ATTCATCAAAATCCTGGACAGTGTCCTGCACCACCTAGTACCTGCATGGGACCACACACTGGGCACCTTCAGTGAGATTAAG CAAGTGAAACAGTTCCTGCTGCTGTCACGCCAGCGGCCCAGCCTGGTAACACAGTGCCTGCGCGATTCAGAAAGCAGCAAGCCCAGCTTCATGCCGAGGCTGTACATCAACCGGCGCCTTGCCATGGAACACCGTGCCTGCCCTTCTCGGGACCCAGCCTGCAAGAATGCAGTTTTCACCCAG GTTTATGAAGGCCTCAAGCCTTCCGACAAGTATGAGAAACCCTTGGACTACAG GTGGCCCATGCGCTATGACCAGTGGTGGGAATGTAAATTCATTGCGGAAGGAATCATTGACCAAG gcgGTGGTTTCCGTGACAGCCTGGCAGATATGTCAGAAGAGCTGTGCCCCAGCTCAGCCGACACCCCAGTGCCTCTGCCCTTCTTTGTGCGCACGGCGAACCAG GGCAATGGCACCGGTGAGGCCCGGGACATGTATGTGCCAAATCCTTCTTGCCGAGACTTTGCCAAGTATGAGTGGATTGGACAGTTGATGGGGGCTGCCCTTCGGGGTAAGGAGTTCCTG GTGCTGGCCCTGCCTGGGTTCGTGTGGAAGCAGCTGTCTGGTGAGGAGGTGAGCTGGAGCAAAGACTTCCCAGCTGTGGACTCCGTGCTG GCTGGGTGCACCCGTGCCTTAACCCAGGGTGGCACTGCTGAACCTTGCACTCTGcaggctctgcctcctccccagACCACTGCCCTGCCGGGCTGCAGGCTCAGAGCTGCACCCCACCCACCTTCGCCCATGCCGCAGTCATCAGGATCTTTATGTGGGTTTTGTGTTTGCTCTGTTTTTTGTCTTTCGTAA
- the Urod gene encoding uroporphyrinogen decarboxylase isoform X1 yields MEVTMVPGKGPSFPEPLREERDLERLRDPAAVASELGYVFQAITLTRQQLAGRVPLIGFAGAPWTLMTYMVEGGSSSTMAQAKRWLYQKPLASHKLLGILTDALVPYLIGQVAAGAQALQLFESHAGHLGSELFSKFALPYIRDVAKRVKAGLQKAGLAPVPMIIFAKDGHFALEELAQAGYEVVGLDWTVAPKKARERVGKTVTLQGNLDPCALYASEEEIGRLVQQMLNDFGPQRYIANLGHGLYPDMDPEHVGAFVDAVHKHSRLLRQN; encoded by the exons ATGGAGGTGACCATGGTACCTGGCAAAGGACCCAGCTTTCCAGAGCCATTAAGAGAAGAGCGGGACTTAGAGCGTCTACGGGATCCAGCAGCAGTGGCTTCAGAGTTAGGCTATGTGTTCCAAGCCATCACCCTTACCCGACAACAGCTGGCTGGACGTGTGCCACTGATTGGCTTTGCTGGTGCTCCG TGGACCCTGATGACGTACATGGTTGAAGGCGGCAGTTCAAGTACCATGGCTCAGGCCAAGCGATGGCTCTATCAGAAGCCACTGGCCAGTCACAAGCTGCTTGGCATACTCACTGATGCTCTGGTCCCATATCTAATAGGACAAGTAGCTGCTGGTGCTCAG GCATTGCAGCTCTTTGAGTCCCACGCAGGACATCTTGGCTCCGAGCTCTTCAGCAAGTTTGCACTGCCTTACATCCGTGATGTGGCCAAGCGAGTGAAGGCTGGGTTGCAGAAGGCGGGCCTGGCACCAGTGCCCATG ATCATCTTTGCCAAGGATGGACATTTTGCCCTGGAAGAGCTGGCCCAGGCTGGCTATGAGGTAGTTGGACTTGACTGGACAGTGGCTCCAAAGAAAGCCCG GGAACGTGTTGGAAAGACAGTGACTCTGCAGGGGAACCTGGATCCCTGTGCCCTGTATGCATCTGAG GAAGAGATTGGTCGACTGGTGCAGCAGATGCTGAATGACTTTGGGCCACAGCGCTACATTGCTAACCTAGGGCATGGGCTTTACCCTGACATGGACCCAGAACACGTAGGAGCCTTTGTGGATGCAGTACACAAACACTCACGCCTGCTTCGACAGAATTGA
- the Hectd3 gene encoding E3 ubiquitin-protein ligase HECTD3, with protein sequence MAGPGPGAALESPRQLLGRVRFLAEAARSLRAGLPLPAALAFVPREVLYKLYKDPAGPSRVLLPVWEAEGLGLRVGAAGPAPGTGSGPLRAARDSIELRRGACVRTTGEELCNGHGLWVKLTKEQLAEHLSDCSLDEGWLLVCRPAEGGARLVPIDTPDHLQRQQQLFGVDYRPVLRWEQVVDLTYSHRLGSRPQPAEAYTEAVQRLLYVPPTWTYECDEDLIHFLYDHLGKEDENLGSVKQYVESIDVSSYTEEFNVSCLTDSNADTYWESDGSQCQHWVRLTMKKGTIVKKLLLTVDTTDDNFMPKRVVVYGGEGDNLKKLSDVNIDETLIGDVCVLEDMTVHLPVIEIRIVECRDDGIDVRLRGVKIKSSRQRELGLNADLFQPASLVRYPRLEGTDPEVLYRRAVLLQRFIKILDSVLHHLVPAWDHTLGTFSEIKQVKQFLLLSRQRPSLVTQCLRDSESSKPSFMPRLYINRRLAMEHRACPSRDPACKNAVFTQVYEGLKPSDKYEKPLDYRWPMRYDQWWECKFIAEGIIDQGGGFRDSLADMSEELCPSSADTPVPLPFFVRTANQGNGTGEARDMYVPNPSCRDFAKYEWIGQLMGAALRGKEFLVLALPGFVWKQLSGEEVSWSKDFPAVDSVLVKLLEVMEGVDKETFEFKFGKELTFTTVLSDQQVVELIPGGTGIVVGYEDRLRFIQLVQKARLEESKEQVAAMQAGLLKVVPQAVLDLLTWQELEKKVCGDPEVTVDALRKLTRFEDFEPSDTRVQYFWEALNNFTNEDRSRFLRFVTGRSRLPARIYIYPDKLGYETTDALPESSTCSSTLFLPHYASAKVCEEKLRYAAYNCVAIDTDMSPWEE encoded by the exons ATGGCCGGCCCGGGCCCCGGCGCAGCGCTTGAGTCCCCGCGACAGCTCCTGGGTCGCGTGCGCTTCCTGGCCGAGGCGGCGCGGAGCCTCCGGGCCGGGCTGCCACTGCCTGCGGCGCTGGCTTTCGTGCCGCGAGAGGTGCTCTACAAGCTTTACAAGGACCCAGCGGGACCCTCGCGCGTGCTGCTGCctgtgtgggaggcagagggcCTGGGACTTCGTGTGGGTGCTGCGGGCCCTGCCCCGGGCACAGGCTCGGGACCGCTGCGCGCCGCCCGTGACAGTATCGAGCTTCGGCGAGGCGCCTGCGTACGCACCACCGGCGAGGAGCTGTGCAACGGCCACGGGCTCTGGGTGAAGTTAACCAAG GAGCAGCTGGCTGAACACCTGAGTGACTGTAGTTTGGACGAAGGCTGGCTTCTAGTGTGTCGCCCAGCGGAGGGCGGAGCCCGCCTTGTACCTATCGACACTCCAGACCACCTGCAACGGCAGCAGCAGCTATTTGGCGTGGACTACCGGCCGGTGCTCAG ATGGGAACAGGTGGTGGACCTGACGTACTCACATCGCCTGGGCTCCAGGCCTCAGCCAGCAGAGGCATACACAGAAGCTGTACAAAGACTACT ctatgtaccacCAACGTGGACATATGAGTGCGACGAAGACCTGATCCACTTCTTATATGACCACCTGGGCAAAGAAGATGAGAACCTGGGTAGCGTGAAGCAGTATGTGGAGAGCATAGATGTTTCTTCCTATacg GAGGAGTTCAATGTATCCTGCCTGACAGATAGTAATGCAGATACCTACTGGGAGAGCGATGGGTCCCAGTGCCAACACTGGGTACGGCTTACCATGAAGAAAGGCACAATTGTCAA GAAGCTGCTACTCACAGTGGATACCACAGATGACAACTTCATGCCGAAGCGGGTTGTGGTCTATGGGGGTGAAGGGGACAACCTGAAGAAGCTGAGTGACGTGAACATTGACGA GACCCTGATCGGGGATGTCTGTGTATTAGAGGACATGACCGTCCACCTTCCAGTCATTGAGATCCGAATCGTTGAGTGTCGAG ATGATGGGATAGATGTTCGTCTTCGAGGGGTCAAGATCAAGTCATCTAGACAGCGGGAGCTAGGGCTGAATGCAGACCTGTTCCAGCCGGCCAGTCTGGTGCGATATCCACGCCTGGAAGGCACTGACCCTGAAGTGCTGTACCGCAGAGCTGTCCTTCTGCAGAG ATTCATCAAAATCCTGGACAGTGTCCTGCACCACCTAGTACCTGCATGGGACCACACACTGGGCACCTTCAGTGAGATTAAG CAAGTGAAACAGTTCCTGCTGCTGTCACGCCAGCGGCCCAGCCTGGTAACACAGTGCCTGCGCGATTCAGAAAGCAGCAAGCCCAGCTTCATGCCGAGGCTGTACATCAACCGGCGCCTTGCCATGGAACACCGTGCCTGCCCTTCTCGGGACCCAGCCTGCAAGAATGCAGTTTTCACCCAG GTTTATGAAGGCCTCAAGCCTTCCGACAAGTATGAGAAACCCTTGGACTACAG GTGGCCCATGCGCTATGACCAGTGGTGGGAATGTAAATTCATTGCGGAAGGAATCATTGACCAAG gcgGTGGTTTCCGTGACAGCCTGGCAGATATGTCAGAAGAGCTGTGCCCCAGCTCAGCCGACACCCCAGTGCCTCTGCCCTTCTTTGTGCGCACGGCGAACCAG GGCAATGGCACCGGTGAGGCCCGGGACATGTATGTGCCAAATCCTTCTTGCCGAGACTTTGCCAAGTATGAGTGGATTGGACAGTTGATGGGGGCTGCCCTTCGGGGTAAGGAGTTCCTG GTGCTGGCCCTGCCTGGGTTCGTGTGGAAGCAGCTGTCTGGTGAGGAGGTGAGCTGGAGCAAAGACTTCCCAGCTGTGGACTCCGTGCTG gtgaAGCTCCTGGAAGTGATGGAAGGAGTGGACAAGGAGACGTTTGAGTTCAAGTTTGGGAAGGAGCTAACATTCACCACGGTCCTGAGTGATCAACAGGTCGTGGAGCTGATTCCTGGGGGCACAGGCATCGTGGTGGGATACGAGGACCGCTTGCGTTTCATCCAGCTGGTGCAGAAGGCGCGGTTAGAGGAGAGCAAGGAGCAG GTGGCAGCCATGCAGGCAGGTCTGCTGAAGGTGGTACCACAGGCTGTGCTGGACTTGCTGACCTGGCAAGAGCTGGAAAAGAAGGTGTGTGGGGACCCAGAGGTCACTGTGGATGCTCTGCGCAAGCTCA CTCGGTTTGAGGACTTCGAACCATCTGACACCCGAGTGCAGTACTTTTGGGAGGCTCTGAACAATTTCACCAATG AGGACCGGAGCCGTTTCCTGCGCTTTGTCACTGGGCGCAGCCGCCTCCCAGCTCGGATCTACATCTACCCGGACAAACTAGG CTATGAGACCACagatgctctgccagagtcttCCACCTGCTCCAGCACGCTCTTCCTCCCACACTATGCCAG TGCCAAGGTATGTGAGGAGAAGCTGCGCTATGCTGCGTACAACTGTGTGGCCATCGACACTGACATGAGTCCCTGGGAGGAGTAA
- the Urod gene encoding uroporphyrinogen decarboxylase: MEANGLGLQNFPELKNDTFLRAAWGEETDYTPVWCMRQAGRYLPEFRETRAAQDFFSTCRSPEACCELTLQPLRRFPLDAAIIFSDILVVPQALGMEVTMVPGKGPSFPEPLREERDLERLRDPAAVASELGYVFQAITLTRQQLAGRVPLIGFAGAPWTLMTYMVEGGSSSTMAQAKRWLYQKPLASHKLLGILTDALVPYLIGQVAAGAQALQLFESHAGHLGSELFSKFALPYIRDVAKRVKAGLQKAGLAPVPMIIFAKDGHFALEELAQAGYEVVGLDWTVAPKKARERVGKTVTLQGNLDPCALYASEEEIGRLVQQMLNDFGPQRYIANLGHGLYPDMDPEHVGAFVDAVHKHSRLLRQN, from the exons ATGGAGGCGAACGGCTTGGG ACTCCAGAATTTCCCGGAGCTGAAGAATGACACGTTCTTGAGAGCAGCCTGGGGAGAGGAAACAGACTATACTCCTGTTTGGTGCATGAGACAAGCAGGCCGCTACTTACCAG AGTTTAGGGAAACCAGGGCTGCCCAGGACTTCTTCAGCACCTGTCGATCTCCTGAGGCTTGCTGTGAACTGACTCTGCAG CCACTGCGAAGGTTTCCTCTGGATGCTGCTATAATTTTCTCTGACATCCTTGTTGTACCCCAG GCACTGGGCATGGAGGTGACCATGGTACCTGGCAAAGGACCCAGCTTTCCAGAGCCATTAAGAGAAGAGCGGGACTTAGAGCGTCTACGGGATCCAGCAGCAGTGGCTTCAGAGTTAGGCTATGTGTTCCAAGCCATCACCCTTACCCGACAACAGCTGGCTGGACGTGTGCCACTGATTGGCTTTGCTGGTGCTCCG TGGACCCTGATGACGTACATGGTTGAAGGCGGCAGTTCAAGTACCATGGCTCAGGCCAAGCGATGGCTCTATCAGAAGCCACTGGCCAGTCACAAGCTGCTTGGCATACTCACTGATGCTCTGGTCCCATATCTAATAGGACAAGTAGCTGCTGGTGCTCAG GCATTGCAGCTCTTTGAGTCCCACGCAGGACATCTTGGCTCCGAGCTCTTCAGCAAGTTTGCACTGCCTTACATCCGTGATGTGGCCAAGCGAGTGAAGGCTGGGTTGCAGAAGGCGGGCCTGGCACCAGTGCCCATG ATCATCTTTGCCAAGGATGGACATTTTGCCCTGGAAGAGCTGGCCCAGGCTGGCTATGAGGTAGTTGGACTTGACTGGACAGTGGCTCCAAAGAAAGCCCG GGAACGTGTTGGAAAGACAGTGACTCTGCAGGGGAACCTGGATCCCTGTGCCCTGTATGCATCTGAG GAAGAGATTGGTCGACTGGTGCAGCAGATGCTGAATGACTTTGGGCCACAGCGCTACATTGCTAACCTAGGGCATGGGCTTTACCCTGACATGGACCCAGAACACGTAGGAGCCTTTGTGGATGCAGTACACAAACACTCACGCCTGCTTCGACAGAATTGA
- the Hectd3 gene encoding E3 ubiquitin-protein ligase HECTD3 isoform X2: MPKRVVVYGGEGDNLKKLSDVNIDETLIGDVCVLEDMTVHLPVIEIRIVECRDDGIDVRLRGVKIKSSRQRELGLNADLFQPASLVRYPRLEGTDPEVLYRRAVLLQRFIKILDSVLHHLVPAWDHTLGTFSEIKQVKQFLLLSRQRPSLVTQCLRDSESSKPSFMPRLYINRRLAMEHRACPSRDPACKNAVFTQVYEGLKPSDKYEKPLDYRWPMRYDQWWECKFIAEGIIDQGGGFRDSLADMSEELCPSSADTPVPLPFFVRTANQGNGTGEARDMYVPNPSCRDFAKYEWIGQLMGAALRGKEFLVLALPGFVWKQLSGEEVSWSKDFPAVDSVLVKLLEVMEGVDKETFEFKFGKELTFTTVLSDQQVVELIPGGTGIVVGYEDRLRFIQLVQKARLEESKEQVAAMQAGLLKVVPQAVLDLLTWQELEKKVCGDPEVTVDALRKLTRFEDFEPSDTRVQYFWEALNNFTNEDRSRFLRFVTGRSRLPARIYIYPDKLGYETTDALPESSTCSSTLFLPHYASAKVCEEKLRYAAYNCVAIDTDMSPWEE, translated from the exons ATGCCGAAGCGGGTTGTGGTCTATGGGGGTGAAGGGGACAACCTGAAGAAGCTGAGTGACGTGAACATTGACGA GACCCTGATCGGGGATGTCTGTGTATTAGAGGACATGACCGTCCACCTTCCAGTCATTGAGATCCGAATCGTTGAGTGTCGAG ATGATGGGATAGATGTTCGTCTTCGAGGGGTCAAGATCAAGTCATCTAGACAGCGGGAGCTAGGGCTGAATGCAGACCTGTTCCAGCCGGCCAGTCTGGTGCGATATCCACGCCTGGAAGGCACTGACCCTGAAGTGCTGTACCGCAGAGCTGTCCTTCTGCAGAG ATTCATCAAAATCCTGGACAGTGTCCTGCACCACCTAGTACCTGCATGGGACCACACACTGGGCACCTTCAGTGAGATTAAG CAAGTGAAACAGTTCCTGCTGCTGTCACGCCAGCGGCCCAGCCTGGTAACACAGTGCCTGCGCGATTCAGAAAGCAGCAAGCCCAGCTTCATGCCGAGGCTGTACATCAACCGGCGCCTTGCCATGGAACACCGTGCCTGCCCTTCTCGGGACCCAGCCTGCAAGAATGCAGTTTTCACCCAG GTTTATGAAGGCCTCAAGCCTTCCGACAAGTATGAGAAACCCTTGGACTACAG GTGGCCCATGCGCTATGACCAGTGGTGGGAATGTAAATTCATTGCGGAAGGAATCATTGACCAAG gcgGTGGTTTCCGTGACAGCCTGGCAGATATGTCAGAAGAGCTGTGCCCCAGCTCAGCCGACACCCCAGTGCCTCTGCCCTTCTTTGTGCGCACGGCGAACCAG GGCAATGGCACCGGTGAGGCCCGGGACATGTATGTGCCAAATCCTTCTTGCCGAGACTTTGCCAAGTATGAGTGGATTGGACAGTTGATGGGGGCTGCCCTTCGGGGTAAGGAGTTCCTG GTGCTGGCCCTGCCTGGGTTCGTGTGGAAGCAGCTGTCTGGTGAGGAGGTGAGCTGGAGCAAAGACTTCCCAGCTGTGGACTCCGTGCTG gtgaAGCTCCTGGAAGTGATGGAAGGAGTGGACAAGGAGACGTTTGAGTTCAAGTTTGGGAAGGAGCTAACATTCACCACGGTCCTGAGTGATCAACAGGTCGTGGAGCTGATTCCTGGGGGCACAGGCATCGTGGTGGGATACGAGGACCGCTTGCGTTTCATCCAGCTGGTGCAGAAGGCGCGGTTAGAGGAGAGCAAGGAGCAG GTGGCAGCCATGCAGGCAGGTCTGCTGAAGGTGGTACCACAGGCTGTGCTGGACTTGCTGACCTGGCAAGAGCTGGAAAAGAAGGTGTGTGGGGACCCAGAGGTCACTGTGGATGCTCTGCGCAAGCTCA CTCGGTTTGAGGACTTCGAACCATCTGACACCCGAGTGCAGTACTTTTGGGAGGCTCTGAACAATTTCACCAATG AGGACCGGAGCCGTTTCCTGCGCTTTGTCACTGGGCGCAGCCGCCTCCCAGCTCGGATCTACATCTACCCGGACAAACTAGG CTATGAGACCACagatgctctgccagagtcttCCACCTGCTCCAGCACGCTCTTCCTCCCACACTATGCCAG TGCCAAGGTATGTGAGGAGAAGCTGCGCTATGCTGCGTACAACTGTGTGGCCATCGACACTGACATGAGTCCCTGGGAGGAGTAA